One genomic window of Numida meleagris isolate 19003 breed g44 Domestic line chromosome 1, NumMel1.0, whole genome shotgun sequence includes the following:
- the LOC110393238 gene encoding 3-mercaptopyruvate sulfurtransferase-like, with the protein MSQQLLYRALVSAKWLSEAIKSKQTGQALKVVDASWYLPKMKRDPKQEFEERHIPGAVYFDIDQCSDRTSPYDHMMPKADDFAEYVGKLGVGNDSHVVVYDGSDQGLFSAPRVWWMFRVFGHEAVSLLDGGLKNWLREGFPLSSGKTQVAPAEFHATLDKCMVKTYEDILDNLDSHRFQVVDARVEGRFRGIEPEPRDGIEPGHIPGSLNIPFTSFLTESGLEKTLEQIRSLFQEKKVDLSKPLVATCGSGVTACHVALGAYLCGKPDVAVYDGAWVEWYMRAQPENIISEGKGKTV; encoded by the exons ATGTCACAACAACTGCTCTACCGTGCTCTGGTTTCTGCTAAATGGCTTTCAGAAGCCATCAAGTCCAAGCAAACGGGGCAGGCCTTGAAGGTTGTGGATGCATCTTGGTATTTGCCAAAGATGAAGCGTGACCCGAAGCAGGAATTTGAGGAGCGCCATATCCCTGGTGCAGTTTACTTTGATATTGACCAGTGCAGCGATCGTACTTCACCTTATGATCACATGATGCCTAAGGCCGATGACTTTGCTGAGTATGTGGGGAAGCTGGGTGTGGGGAATGATTCCCATGTTGTGGTGTATGATGGCAGCGACCAAGGTCTCTTCTCAGCACCACGGGTGTGGTGGATGTTCCGGGTCTTTGGACATGAAGCAGTTTCCCTTCTAGATGGTGGCCTGAAGAACTGGCTGCGCGAGGGATTTCCGCTGAGCTCTGGGAAAACTCAGGTAGCTCCCGCTGAGTTCCACGCCACCTTGGACAAGTGCATGGTGAAAACCTACGAGGACATCTTAGATAACTTGGATTCCCATCGTTTCCAAGTTGTGGATGCGCGTGTTGAAGGACGGTTCCGGGGAATAGAGCCAGAGCCTCGAGATG gtaTTGAGCCTGGTCATATCCCTGGCTCCCTGAACATCCCCTTCACCAGTTTCCTCACAGAGTCTGGGTTAGAGAAGACCCTGGAGCAGATCAGAAGTCTGTTCCAAGAGAAGAAAGTGGACCTCTCAAAGCCTCTGGTAGCTACGTGTGGCTCTGGGGTCACTGCCTGCCATGTGGCTCTGGGGGCATACCTCTGTGGCAAACCAGATGTTGCTGTGTACGATGGGGCCTGGGTGGAATGGTACATGAGGGCGCAGcctgaaaatattatttctgagggaaaggggaagacTGTGTAA